One Salvia splendens isolate huo1 chromosome 12, SspV2, whole genome shotgun sequence genomic window carries:
- the LOC121757731 gene encoding uncharacterized protein LOC121757731: MDIPEHMSSRREGSAAPHNSFTAETSHTPVASSGGSQPIHRQVEQEVQGLEMRPRGRNFKELRKMGAVDFVGTTDPAEAEIWLKRTERVFNQMGCVAEERFDYAVSLFQGDAYYWWETVPRAMIHPPVLSWDDFLREFSDKYMPPVYRDEKQREFLSLKQGSMSVADFEVKFTQLSRYASALLPTEQDKCRRFEEELIYEIRSKITPSDLRTYNDLRAAAIRAERLVKERHVYIQRQKRGSPEYRGESSSSI; encoded by the coding sequence ATGGACATTCCTGAACATATGTCATCGAGGAGAGAAGGGTCAGCCGCCCCGCATAATTCATTTACTGCAGAGACATCTCATACACCTGTTGCATCATCTGGGGGTAGCCAACCAATACATAGGCAGGTTGAACAAGAAGTACAGGGGCTAGAAATGAGACCAAGGGGTAGAAATTTTAAAGAACTACGAAAGATGGGAGCCGTTGACTTTGTTGGGACTACTGATCCTGCCGAGGCTgagatatggttgaagaggaCAGAGCGTGTGTTTAATCAGATGGGTTGTGTTGCAGAAGAACGTTTTGATTATGCAGTGTCCCTTTTTCAGGGCGATGCTTACTATTGGTGGGAGACTGTCCCACGAGCTATGATACATCCTCCAGTACTCAGTTGGGATGACTTTTTGAGAGAGTTCAGTGATAAGTATATGCCACCAGTGTATCGTGATGAGAAGCAAAGAGAGTTTTTGTCCCTTAAACAAGGATCTATGTCAGTTGCAGATTTTGAAGTGAAGTTTACTCAGCTTTCTCGTTATGCATCGGCATTGCTACCTACAGAACAAGATAAGTGCCGACGTTTTGAAGAAGAATTGATATATGAAATAAGAAGCAAAATCACACCTTCAGATCTTCGTACTTATAATGATCTACGTGCAGCGGCTATACGAGCAGAGAGACTAGTGAAAGAAAGACATGTGTATATTCAAAGACAAAAGAGGGGATCACCAGAGTATAGGGGTGAATCAAGCTCGAGCATTTAA